One region of Myxocyprinus asiaticus isolate MX2 ecotype Aquarium Trade chromosome 38, UBuf_Myxa_2, whole genome shotgun sequence genomic DNA includes:
- the LOC127428440 gene encoding H/ACA ribonucleoprotein complex subunit 2-like protein, which translates to MTKVKKEKSGAEEETGTTEKSYQELIANINPIANPLASRKLSKKLYKCVKKAAKLRNIRRGVKEVQKFINKGETGIVVFAGDTLPIEVYCHLPIMCEDRSLPYAYVPSKVDLGASAGSKRPTCVIMVKPHDEYKQAYDECLEEVTALPKPI; encoded by the exons ATGACAAAggtaaagaaagagaaaagtgGCGCTGAGGAGGAGACAGGAACAACTGAGAAATCATATCAAGAATTAATAGCTAATATAAACCCCATCGCAAACCCTCTTGCATCGCGAAAACTAAGCAAGAAGCTCTACAAATGCGTCAAGAAag CGGCCAAACTGAGAAACATCCGACGAGGAGTAAAAGAAGTACAGAAGTTCATAAATAAAGGGGAGACAGG GATTGTGGTGTTTGCCGGAGATACACTTCCTATCGAAGTATATTGCCACTTACCAATCATGTGTGAAGACAGAAGCCTTCCCTATGCTTATGTTCCATCCAAAGTT GATCTGGGTGCATCAGCTGGCTCAAAGCGGCCCACATGTGTCATCATGGTCAAACCCCATGATGAGTACAAGCAAGCCTATGATGAGTGTCTGGAGGAAGTCACAGCTCTACCTAAACCAATCTGA